In one Cyprinus carpio isolate SPL01 chromosome B2, ASM1834038v1, whole genome shotgun sequence genomic region, the following are encoded:
- the LOC109082279 gene encoding influenza virus NS1A-binding protein homolog B: MIPNGYLIFEDESFLDSTVAKMNALRKSGQFCDVRLQVCGHELMAHKAVLACCSPYLFEIFNTDSEPQGGVSLVKFDDLHPDAVEILLNYAYTAQLKADKDLVSDVYSAARKLKLERVKQICGDYLLSKMDSQSAISCRNFASRMADGRLLGKIDAFIQDHLQEISEQDDFLKLPRLKLEVMLEDNLNLPGNGKLYSKVISWVQRSLWKNGDPLEKLMEEVQTLYYSADHKLHDGSLLERQAEVCSSEDDHIQFVQKKPPRERDEISSGASGSLSPSNSQFNKHEWKYIASEKTTNNAYLCLAVLRGVLCVISLHGRTSPHTSPSATPCVLKSPSFEAQTKDLQEKLLKPMHYARSGLGTAELDGKLIAAGGYNREECLRTVECYDPKKDCWTFIAPMRTPRARFQMAVLMDELYVMGGSNGHSDELNCGEMYNPKADEWIQVPELRTNRCNAGVCSLQNKLFVVGGSDPCGQKGLKNCDSFDPVTKMWTSCAPLNIRRHQAAVCELNGFVYVIGGAESWNCLNSVERYNPANNTWTLVGPMNVARRGAGVVVYEGKLFVVGGFDGSHALRCVEVYDPAKNEWRMLGSMTSARSNAGLAVLSGVLCAVGGFDGNEFLNTMEAYDPENNEWSPFIEALTKN, encoded by the exons ATGATTCCCAACggatatttaatatttgaagatGAGAGCTTTCTTGATTCTACTGTGGCCAAAATGAATGCTTTGCGGAAAAGCGGCCAGTTTTGTGATGTCAGACTGCAG GTCTGTGGACATGAGCTGATGGCACATAAGGCTGTGCTGGCCTGCTGTAGTCCTTACCTATTTGAGATTTTTAATACTGACTCTGAGCCACAGGGTGGGGTTTCGCTGGTAAAATTTGATGACCTCCACCCCGATGCTGTGGAGATCTTGCTCAACTATGCCTACACAGCTCA ACTGAAGGCAGATAAAGATCTGGTTAGTGATGTGTATTCTGCAGCAAGGAAGCTCAAACTGGAGAGGGTAAAACAG ATCTGTGGAGACTACCTACTATCAAAAATGGACTCCCAGAGTGCCATTTCATGCCGCAACTTTGCTAGTAGAATGGCTGATGGGCGGCTTCTGGGCAAGATTGATGCATTTATACAGGACCATCTTCAGGAGATCTCAGAACAGGATGACTTCCTTAAACTTCCTCGGctgaaa CTGGAGGTTATGCTAGAGGACAACCTGAACTTGCCTGGTAATGGCAAACTGTACTCAAAAGTGATAAGCTGGGTGCAGCGCAGCCTGTGGAAGAACGGAGATCCCCTGGAGAAACTGATGGAAGAG GTGCAAACGCTTTACTACTCAGCAGATCACAAATTGCATGATGGGAGCCTGCTTGAGCGGCAGGCAGAGGTCTGCAGCTCTGAGGATGACCACATCCAGTTTGTGCAG AAGAAGCCTCCTCGAGAAAGAGACGAGATAAGCTCAGGTGCCTCTGGTAGCCTCTCTCCCTCCAACAGCCAGTTCAACAAGCACGAATGGAAGTATATTGCTTCAGAGAAGACCACCA ACAACGCATACCTGTGTCTGGCTGTTCTGAGAGGTGTGCTGTGTGTGATCTCCCTCCACGGCCGCACCAGTCCTCATACTTCCCCATCTGCTACGCCATGTGTGCTGAAGAGCCCGAGCTTTGAGGCACAGACAAAAGATCTGCAGGAGAAACTGTTGAAGCCCATGCATTATGCTCGCTCAGGCCTGGGAACCGCTGAATTGGACGGCAAGCTCATTGCTGCAG GTGGCTATAACAGAGAAGAGTGCTTGAGGACTGTGGAGTGTTATGACCCAAAGAAGGACTGCTGGACTTTCATTGCTCCCATGCGCACTCCACGGGCTCGCTTCCAGATGGCTGTGCTAATG gatgagCTGTATGTGATGGGTGGCTCCAATGGTCACTCCGATGAGCTGAACTGTGGAGAGATGTATAACCCCAAGGCTGATGAGTGGATTCAAGTTCCTGAGCTCCGCACCAACCGTTGCAATGCAG GTGTGTGCTCATTGCAAAACAAGCTTTTTGTAGTGGGTGGATCTGATCCTTGTGGCCAAAAGGGCTTAAAGAATTGTGACTCCTTTGACCCAGTGACAAAAATGTGGACCAGTTGCGCACCCCTTAACATCA GGAGGCACCAGGCGGCAGTGTGCGAGTTAAATGGATTTGTGTACGTGATAGGTGGCGCTGAGTCCTGGAACTGCTTAAACTCGGTAGAGCGCTACAACCCAGCAAACAACACATGGACCCTGGTGGGCCCCATGAACGTGGCCCGTCGTGGAGCTGGTGTGGTTGTGTATGAAG GGAAGCTGTTTGTGGTCGGAGGATTTGACGGCTCTCACGCTCTGCGCTGTGTGGAGGTCTATGACCCAGCCAAGAATGAGTGGAGGATGCTGGGAAGCATGACATCAGCACGGAGCAATGCAGGGCTGGCTGTGCTGAGCGGTGTGCTCTGTGCAGTCGGGGGCTTTGATGGCAATGAGTTTCTCAACACCATGGAGGCGTATGACCCAGAGAACAATGAGTGGAGCCCGTTTATAGAGGCATTAACTAAGAACTGA